Proteins encoded in a region of the Trypanosoma brucei gambiense DAL972 chromosome 11, complete sequence genome:
- a CDS encoding GTP-binding protein, putative produces the protein MGGQSKKHGKGGGGGGGGGGHGRNCHPQQRKKLTKDPGVPDLKKVAQNLTRTARNRNRSLFSIPALRGSNKIAAASGEKEPQEQGNEEARVAAERRAMTLLAVQCAEKVHHYEVPQQWMGESENINDMDDDVERRGVDRSLRRFYKEFQKVVENSDVLLQVVDARDPLGCRLNQLERTIRSQFGEDKKKMVMVLNKADLLPSKETVDAWVHFFEEHEGIMCIPFAATAKGASGHTYVANMFRRLRALATSEETGARKAIVVGVIGYPNVGKSSVINALKRKHVVGVGNMPGFTTGNTEVELRSDIRVMDCPGVVAPGEDCGDVVLRNAVKVSDLADPFTPVQRLLQRCAQVTLDPSQQQHSQYLSAGVHPLGLFYSIGSFDPSDVMSFIRLVGQRRGRLLQGGVVDEEGTARMILHDWNDGRIAYYTLPPTSDLFGRTTLTADPGEGLTGCEEYGESGPQLVDGFAQGLQWEGLPTFHLSWSKMKSGVQ, from the coding sequence ATGGGTGGACAGTCTAAGAAGCATGGtaaaggtggtggtggtggtggtggtggtggtggtcaTGGTCGAAACTGCCACCcacagcaaagaaagaagttgACAAAAGACCCTGGCGTACCTGATTTAAAGAAAGTAGCTCAGAATTTGACGCGCACGGCGCGGAATCGTAATCGTAGTCTTTTCAGCATTCCTGCACTTCGTGGGTCAAACAAGATTGCTGCCGCATCCGGTGAGAAGGAGCCCCAGGAgcaaggaaatgaagaggcGCGTGTCGCAGCGGAGCGACGGGCCATGACTTTGCTTGCGGTGCAATGTGCTGAAAAGGTACACCACTATGAGGTTCCTCAGCAGTGGATGGGCGAATCAGAGAACATAAACGATATGGATGACGACGTCGAGAGGCGTGGCGTGGATAGGTCACTACGCCGCTTTTATAAGGAGTTCCAGAAGGTTGTGGAAAACAGTGATGTCCTTCTACAGGTGGTAGATGCACGTGACCCTCTGGGCTGCCGTCTAAATCAACTTGAGCGCACCATTCGCTCTCAGTTCggtgaagacaaaaagaaaatggttATGGTGCTCAATAAGGCAGATCTTCTACCATCAAAGGAGACTGTTGACGCCTGGGTCCATTTCTTCGAGGAACACGAGGGGATCATGTGCATACCCTTTGCCGCAACGGCGAAAGGGGCTAGTGGGCACACATATGTGGCGAACATGTTCCGCCGCCTTCGTGCACTAGCTaccagtgaagaaaccggaGCTCGCAAGGCTATTGTGGTGGGGGTTATTGGATACCCCAACGTCGGAAAGAGCTCAGTGATCAATGCCTTGAAGCGCAAACATGTGGTTGGTGTGGGCAACATGCCGGGATTTACCACTGGTAATACGGAGGTGGAGCTGCGCTCGGATATTCGTGTAATGGACTGTCCAGGTGTGGTTGCACCTGGTGAAGACTGCGGTGATGTCGTGCTGCGCAATGCGGTGAAAGTGAGTGATTTGGCCGATCCCTTCACTCCAGTCCAGCGGTTATTGCAACGCTGCGCGCAGGTTACCCTCGATCCCAGTCAACAGCAGCACTCACAATATCTCTCGGCAGGCGTACATCCTTTGGGATTGTTCTACAGCATTGGCTCATTCGATCCTAGTGATGTGATGTCTTTCATCCGTCTTGTCGGGCAACGACGTGGTCGGTTGCTGCAAGGTGGCGTTGTAGACGAGGAGGGAACGGCGCGCATGATACTGCACGACTGGAACGATGGGCGAATTGCATACTACACACTACCTCCAACATCTGATTTGTTTGGCCGCACAACATTAACGGCCGACCCTGGAGAAGGGCTAACAGGATGTGAGGAGTATGGTGAGAGCGGTCCGCAACTAGTGGATGGATTTGCACAGGGTTTGCAGTGGGAGGGGCTACCAACTTTCCATCTTTCGTGGAGTAAGATGAAAAGTGGTGTGCAGTAA